TGTCGACCAGGTTACCCAATGTAGTTTCCATCCATCTTTCTTTATTGAATGTAATGgaataatgtaaaataataataatgtattctGATTCTTCTATTATAATTTCTCCAAGGAAGGCATGGCAAAAACTGCTAAAACACTGCAAATTTAAAACCGCACTGATTCAGGAAGCGTACAGGAGTAAATCAAATCACTGGTTAAATGTAATTTCCGTAAAGGTCAAAAGTTACCTGCCAGTGTTGAAGTATAGCATAGCTGCATTTTGCAGTTTGTGGTGGCAGCTCATGTATGACATTGGATGTTTGTTGCCCATTTTAGCATGAAATTGTCACTGTGCTGTATGACAACCCCTAAGTTGTGGATTAATGATGCATACTAATATTTTCTGCATACCATTTTCTGCACAGGGGAAgaattgtcttttattttcttactttgCAGCTTACAGCAGCAGGTTAGTATAGAGAAAGTGCAAGAGTTGAACTGTACAAAAATTGGATTTTCTGAAGCTAGTAATAAACAATTATTTATTCAACCTCTTTTTAGTTTCATTAATGTAACACAAAATCATTCAGGACAGTTTATACAGTACGAAAGAGAGCTTGTAGTGTTGTAGAGGAAAACCCTGTGATCTTTCCATGAGTAAGCAATTGATAATTGTGAGGAGTAAAAAGACCCacttaacaagaagaaacattGGGCAGCACCAAACTCAGGGAGGACAGCTTTTGACTCAACTGGGTGGGGTGAGAGGAGAgcaaagagggggaaaaaaaaggttgaTCATTAAGAGATAGCAGACACTGAGCAGGCTGTTGGGGCCAGTAACTACAGACAAGACATGTACAGCTCTGGAACCAGAGATACGGGCAGAAAGGTAAGAAGaaagaggacagagaggaaaggGCACAAACTGCAGGAGAGAGAATATCACAAAGttaattaaatgtaaaagtgaAGTCTAAAGTGTGGAGAGTAGAGGATAATTACTTAGAACATTATGGAAGGTCCCCATAGCAGCCTGAGCTTATAACGATATTATGATATTACTAAAGGATGACACAGGGATTACAAAAGTCCACCTTAGACATGCCAAACAATACTTTTTCACCATTACTGTGATACAGAATGTgctcaattttgacagcactgGATAGTTGAAAGCTGGAAGTTCTAGAGACTTCGGTTATGTGTGGATACGGATATGCAGTCAGGCCCCTTAGTATTTGGACAGTAAGGCgtttttgtttggggtttttttttctacttttgtaAATCACACAGGGTTTTAAAATCAGTCAAGATTTTATTGAACTGCAGACCTTCAGGTTTAATTCAAAGAATTTACCAAAAGGaatgcattgttgttgttgttgttgttgttgttatgataTCTGTTTATCTTTAATGATATTGGTCCATCTGTCAGTCCTCAACGTTCTGGAAAGAAATAATCTCAAAGGATTGTTCGTTGAACATAAGTTATCTTATAACTCAGACTCAGAATGTGTTAGGACAGTGATACATCTTTAAACATACAGCCGAATCTGAAATCAAGGTCTGCCTGTCAGCATTGATATGAAGGTGTGTTTACATAATTTGAGTGGTGTGAACTTGTTTTGGTTGTCTTGCTGAATGTCCAAAAAATGTGCCAAGATCTAAGATCAGCTTTAATACTTGGACAATCGCTGCATTTGCATGGCAGATGAGGCTGCCACTGAAGCAACAGGCAGAAGTTGTGCTAAGGCCATGTTGATAGGCTGCACAAGGTCTTAAGGTCCTATATAAAAGACCTGAGATACTATAGTCTaatgcaggggtgggcaactccaggccttgagcgccagtgtcctgcaggttttagatatcaccctgggtcaacacacctgaattaaatgattagttcattaccagggctttggagaacttcaagacattttCAGGAggtagccatttgaatcagctgtgttggatcaaggacacatctaaaacctgcaggacactggccctcgaggcctggcgtTGCCCACTCCTGGTCTAATGGTATTGTAAATGATTCACAGAGCCATTTGACAGAACAAATGTCATGTAAGGTGTATGAAATCATGgaagcttttttttattcaaaacaaCTTGATGAGGGCTAATACTTATTCTGAGAAAATATCTCTTTTACATCATCCTGTAAACCTAAAATGCTGCACATTTAAGCAGTAGGTCTTCTGGTTACTTAATCAGATGTGTATATTTTTTATCATGCTGTTATCGACCTTGAGAAGTCTGTTCAGAATATTCATTTATGAGGAGAACTATATGTCAGTTAGTGTATTTCTTTTAAGAAACCATTGTCATGACCGGTTGGTTACGTAGAACCACTGTCCCAACTGTGTGTTAGGTCATGACATGACTGGCGGGTTTTTGTAAATATGATTCTTTTCATGACAtaatgtaaagaaaaagaatGTAAAGAGAAGTCATAAAGATACTTAAATAAGGGCCAATctcaacagaaacagaaaagtaCCACTGCTGAATGATAAACTATTTAGATCACTAAAGAAataatttaaacaaacaaacaaaaaacccacaatttaaaaaaaacattatatttaCCAGTGTCGAATTTTGAGATCTTTGTAGAAGAGATTTTATATTTAAGTCGTTTTCAATGCATGTATAAAGCTGTTGTTGCACCAGCCCAAGCAACACATTGCTGACTTTGCATGGTAAATCAGTAATAATACTTCTTAGTcctttttgtttgacagcatgaATATTTTGAAATTGTAAATATAACTTGATCACCATTCAAATCTttacgtttttctctgtatctcttTCTCCTAATGTTTTGTAGGTCCATTGCTGTGTGATGGACGACTGACACACCTCCTCTTCCCTTTGCTTCTTCTCTTGCGGGCTCCCCTGTTATTCAGTTTTGGTGAGCGAACATGCCCTAATAGCTGCCGATGTGAGGGAAAAACTGTCCATTGTGATTCATCTGGATTTTTAGATGTTCCAGAAAACATCTCAGTAGGCTGCCAGGGCCTTTCCCTGCGATACAATGAACTGCATACGCTGCTACCATATCAGTTTGCTCACCTCAGCCAGCTTCTCTGGATCTACTTAGACCACAATCAGATTTCAGTTGTTGACAGTCGAGCGTTCCAGGGGGTCCGCAGACTCAAAGAGCTCATTCTGAGCTCCAACAGGATTACAGCCCTACACAATTCAACATTTCATGGAATTCCAAATCTTCGAAGTCTGGACTTGTCCTACAACAAATTAGAAAATCTACAGCCCGGTCAATTCCATGGCTTACGAAAACTACAAAACCTTCACCTACGCTCCAATGGTCTCTCCAACATCCCAATTCGAGCATTTCTGGAGTGTCGAAGTTTGGAGTTTCTGGATTTGGGTTACAATCGAATCAAAGCTCTTACCCGCACAACTTTTCTGGGTCTACAGAAGCTGATGGAGTTACATCTGGAACATAACCAATTCTCTCGGatcaacttttttttgtttccacgTTTAGCCAACCTAAGATCACTTTATCTGCAGTGGAATCGAATTAGGGTGGTCAACCAGGGTCTGCCATGGACATGGTATACACTGCAGAAGCTTGATCTGTCTGGAAATGAAATTCAGACTCTGGACCCAGCTGTGTTTCACTGCTTGCCCAACCTGCAAGTCTTAAACCTGGAATCCAACAAGCTGTCCAATGTGTCTCAGGAGGCAGTGTCAGCGTGGATCTCACTGACCTCAATAAGTCTTGCTGGCAATATCTGGGATTGTGGAACTGGGATATGCCCACTTGTTGCTTGGTTGAGAAATTTTCGGGGTAGTAAAGACACAACAATGATATGCAGCAGCCCAAAGTATCTCCAGGGAGAAAAAGTCATGGATGCTACAAGGAGCCATGGTATTTGTGAGGAAACCGATTACATTCTGACTGAAACACCTTCACCAACATCAGAGCTCATTTCGGAAGCCACTGCCGAACCAACCTTTGGCCCCACAAGTGGCATTCCACCTATGCCACCGACCAGTACCTTTGGTCCTCTCCCACCATTTAGACCTCGACCCATTCCTCATCCTACCTTTCCCGGGCAtatgagcaaagatcccagagaCTCAGTGGTTCGCCCTCGACCCACTCACATACCACCCCCAGAGATAGAGCACATGACTCTGCACAAAGTGGTTGTGGGCAGCGTAGCACTCTTCTTCACCATGTCATTAATCTTGacagttttttatgttttgtggcGGCGCTACCCAGGTGCAACCAGGTTGCTGCAGCAGAGATCCATGGTGGGACGGAAGCGTCGCAAAAAGAGTCCAGAGCCAGAACAGAACCTCAGCTCCCAGCTCCAAGAGTATTACATGAGCTACAATCCTGCTGCAACACCGGAAGCATTGGAGGTGCTAGGCAATGGCACTGGTTCCTGCACTTGCACAATTTCTGGCTCCAGGGAGTGTGAGGTATGATCGATCGCATcagcctaaaaataaaaactcaaaatcaaaatacaAGACCCAACAGAGAGGTAAATCCTTTATCAAGTATGTACTGTAAAAACACTAATCACAGTAAAGCACCCTTAACTCTTCATTTAAAGCACGCTTGACTCCAAATGTTAGATGTCTCCAATTATtccagttttttattttgaaaccgACTCTAAAggggaaaatacaaaacagctAATCTGATCTGATCTAGGAAAAGAAATCTACATCATGGTCTCAGAGGACTGCATTAACACAATAATTAATGCATGCATAATTTTTTGTTCTCTGAATTATATTGGTTATGGCTTTAATTACCATTCTTTTGCTTGGAATTTATCTTTGTATCACTGGTTATCTGGATGATCTTTTCAAAGCTAcccttttgaaaatgtttttcatggTATGTAGACTTGAAAGCACAGGGAATAATTGGAAACTGTCTAACTAATTTGTAGACACTACTCCACATTAGCATTGCATGGCTTAGatgttttaaagcttttttggCTTGCGTGTTTGGAGAAGTGAGAatgatgtgtttctgtgtgcgtgtttgtggaCTAATGCATAAATGTGTGCCTACATAATTAATTTTTCTAttgaaaaatgccaaatataCTATATTTAGCATCTATTAAGGTAAAATGGCAAGGGTCTACGAAGTGCAATGCTGTTAAGTAAGAATTTGGTAGTTTTGCTGTCACAAAGTGAGAGCAGCTGATCAATACTAGATAGAACATAAAGTTCAAATATATTGCCTATCGTCAGCTGAACATCCATTATAGATGTCTAAAGTTGATGATCTGCACTGAGTGTGTCTGGCGCACTGCATGCCTCCTCACTTGAGGAAATTTATGTTAATCTGCATAGAGGGGAGGCACTATGGTAATCCCAAAGCTTATGATATGGCTTAAATGAGGATCCCTCTGCTCTGGTAAGGAGTGAATGTATAAACCATTGTAattacaaccacaaacatgaagaCATGTCTAATTTTGGGACGGAAATTTTACCTTTCAAAGTAATGACTGCACACCTGTGTGTTTTTCACCAATGGGCCCAAGATAGTTTAAGTAAATTAAaatacttaaaatatttttgtctaaatattttattttaaatgtgattGATTTCAATTAAATTGAAAAAAGGGGGAATTGGAGGATACAATACATCaaataatagtttttttttctctagctATCCTAACTCATATTCAAACTTTGTGGgttctaatgtgaaagaggctCACTGagcaaaatgtttaattttgaaATTTAAATTGTTTGGTACTATTCATTTTTACTTGAGCTATAAACTTAATTTTCTCACATTGTGAAGTTATAATATAATAAGTAAATGTCagtaagaaaatatatatattttttccttccCTGTAGGTGAAGTCAGCATTACAGATGTGGGGAGGTCGAATGAATTACAGCAAGTCAACCAAATCACCTAATCAAATCAGCCTGTTCCATATACTCTAAGTCGTAACTCACTTGATATTGACAATGGAGCAGGTCCAGCTTTTAACATTTTACATCAACAGTAAAATTGTTTTCAATCTCCTACTTGCAGTTATAGCAGTATTTTTATTCCAGTTTTCCTCATGGCATATGTTTACAAGGACATATTGACAGTTACAATGGTAGCTGGTTTGCTTTCATGATTCACTTTCATGATATTGGGCTATTGTAGAGTTCAGTCATAATGCACTGCATTATGATCGAATGGATAATGTCAGCAGTAACGATAAAGAGAAATGTACGAGGATTAAATTGATTTCAAGTGCTCccaaggtttaaaaaaaatggtgtgtgtgtgttaaaatgACATGTACTTATATACAGAATAAACAAATGGCGATCTGTTTCATGCATAGATTTTTGTGAGCAAAGCAGCTAATCAAGCAGTCTGACTTCAAGGATGAATGAAGGAGCACTTCAAAGATGCAGTCCAGTGGTTAAGGGGTGAAACTAATGTCAAATCTAAAGCCAATTAGGATGCTATTCATCCAGAGGGTTATGGCTTCTTTCAAAAAATTCTCCACTTCCCCTTTGGTGCTTATTCAGTTTCAATTACAAGATGTCTTGGTGGCATAGAGGAGGTGTTTTGATATCTCTTTCCCAAAGCTTGTAATATTTGCTGAAGAAATCTCAATTTTGTGCAATGAGCCATAGCTTGAATGGATGTTTGCCCCTAAACTTTACTAGTACCCCAAAACTACCCCAATTGAAAACTCTTAAAAGAAACATACCTTTGCTTTTGTAAATAGAGAATCAGATGCCTGATTACGCCTGGGTTTGACCAATGCTAATCTACCCTCCAGAGATCAGAAACACAGCTGTATAGCTTTTCTCTGCTCTGAATAAATGAATCTGGGGCTCATCAGTTGCAAATGAAAACCAGCCAATAAAAGGTATCTTGCTCACTTGCATACTATGAAGGTTTTTTAAGCATTGCTTACCCTGCTACAAGGCCAAGCATCCAACACGCATTTACGCTGAACAAAGGACATTATGTTAAATTTACATATCTTTAGGCCGATTTTATTCAGTGGAGTATTTGCGGTTTTTTTCTGAACAAGGATGTTATTAACTTTTCACTGTAGAGAATAATGTGGGAAAACAAACTCAGTTAATAAAGTTAATTCTCACTTTCAAAATCCTACTTGGAATTTGGTAAAAAGCATTTAGATTAATAgtttgttgggctttttttcattgttttgtttttatagatgTATTCAAATTCCAAAGAAGTCCATAACATCAGAGTTAGGTTCTTTGTAAAGAATTGAAAAAATGAATGtcttttaaagataaaaaagtATTGTATACTTCATTTGAAAAGATTAAGAGATCTATATTTGTACAGTGTCTTGTGACTGCTGTGTTAGTCACCAGCACACAGCTTGACTCCAGTTTGATACAAACAAAAGCAATGCTCTGATTCTCTTTTAACTGCAAATATTTCTGTAGCAATCAGTGTCAGTGTAAGTATTGTTTCTCTCCACATAACCATAATCCAAATCTCATCATCTCAAAAACGATCTTTCCTTTTCAACATCACTGACGGTGTCTACAGTAGTTTGCTTGGGGGCGTTCTACACTGTTGCCTATTTCAGCCGTTTAATAATTGAGAAGCTGGTGTCAGCCTGGTTTAGTTTGATGAAAGTGCCATCTTGCTGGCTGTGCCTTTCATTACGGCTGTGTGCAACGCCAGCAGTCCCTTTTGGGTGGCAATGGGGACGAACAAAAGCTAGCACAACACATTTACTCTGGTGTGGCTAGAATTCGGTGAGGTATTCTGACTGACACGGCCCAGCAGGAGACAAGTCAATGTCTTTTTTACTTATATCCTAAAGATTTTGAGGCAAGAAACTCAACACTTAAAAGCCTGTGCAGCTCCAgaggtttggggtttttttttggggggggggggggtttcacAGGTTGAGGTTAGCTGCAGTTATGCATGGCGTTTGCTGAGATCACCAAAATGGATCAGTAATACACCATGTACAGAATTCAAATATGGGCAGGTCTCTCATGTAGGAGTTGTGGAAAATTTACAGCtattggaggaaaaaaaaaaaacagctttagaCGTGGTGCCTAAATGATTGCAAGCATTACCACAAATAGAAATGAAACACGGCTTATTTCAGGAAGCTCATATGTGTGGGTATACTCTGCTATTCGAGATCCACAACTATCATCCTATTCATCTTATTAAAACTTCCCTTGAAGCTTTAATAAGCCCTGGTAGGCCTATTGACTCATTGTTTCTATACCAAAATAGTGATGTTCATGAATCTTCAAAATAGTGAATGCTGAAGTTTAATTTACATAATAGCATTACATTAACAGGCGGCATGAAGTTTAAAGCATAAATGGGTGACTCTTTTAAATATTAGAATGATAATCTTTGCCTTCTGATTCATTTTGTTGCTGATCACATTCGGTTGGCAACACAGTGCTGTATTTCATTGTAGATGGGTTCAGCTACTTTGAAATATTGGAAAAATTGGAATAGTCTTTGTTATAACACTGAATATGTTTCaatcacatttttatatttctaaaaTTATTTTCTAAATCTTTGGAATgccttttaaataataaaaaatgataCCCCAGTTAATACACAATTTATTAtaattaaactgaaaaaaaaatcaatgtaatTTAAGAAACATATTTCTTTCTGTCAGCAGTAAAACAACTATTAACAAATTCTGTTATAAAGTGATATTGTAAAAGGTCAATTATACATATTTTGACATAGCTACAATTATAAGAAAAAGATAGTAGTAAAACATACGAGCATGGTTGCAGTGTGAGCATTACGTCATGCTGCTCAGCTCTGTGGCTATAATATAGCAGTGCACAGTTTGAACTCATTGTATTCAGTTTTGGTGTTGATAAAGTTGACAATTCTGCCCAGACAATGAAATTCACAGACTCTGTGTGTGAGCTATAATAACAGGCGAATTGGTTCatcttgtttattttattttttttaaagatgtttttgcTGCATTTCTTTTTAAGACTTCAAAGCATAAATTAACTTCATCTTGGGCTTGTTTGTGATCTTCGTACATGTTGACAGATTATTGAGTAGTACAAATTGTTACACATACCTATAGggcagttaaaataaataatactggGATGCATATTTTGATCTTAAGAGCTCATTACATGTATTTTTGGTAAGCagttgtaatgattttaatgttGTACAGTATTGTGTTGTATGTGTGTGGAAAGGCAATCATATATGTTTAAAATACTGTTATAATAGCACGCTTTGACATAAACAGTCACTAAAACAGTTTAAGAAATCAACATGAGGTGAGTGATGTTTGATTGTCCCATAGGATAAACTGAAAAAGTAGATTTGGCAGTTCATTCTCTCATTGGTCTTTCCTCAAGCGATCCCTGCTTCTGGGAGATACTGTGCTGGTATCCTACCCCCACCCTTTACGTTAACATGGCTTTGAAGAGAGGCGGGTGTTACACAGTCAGCCCCAGCGTACACTTTGCATGTCCCCTGGCTAATTTCCCCTCTAGTCCCGTTCCACTTGA
The Maylandia zebra isolate NMK-2024a linkage group LG7, Mzebra_GT3a, whole genome shotgun sequence DNA segment above includes these coding regions:
- the lrrtm4l1 gene encoding leucine rich repeat transmembrane neuronal 4 like 1 isoform X1, whose amino-acid sequence is MGPLLCDGRLTHLLFPLLLLLRAPLLFSFGERTCPNSCRCEGKTVHCDSSGFLDVPENISVGCQGLSLRYNELHTLLPYQFAHLSQLLWIYLDHNQISVVDSRAFQGVRRLKELILSSNRITALHNSTFHGIPNLRSLDLSYNKLENLQPGQFHGLRKLQNLHLRSNGLSNIPIRAFLECRSLEFLDLGYNRIKALTRTTFLGLQKLMELHLEHNQFSRINFFLFPRLANLRSLYLQWNRIRVVNQGLPWTWYTLQKLDLSGNEIQTLDPAVFHCLPNLQVLNLESNKLSNVSQEAVSAWISLTSISLAGNIWDCGTGICPLVAWLRNFRGSKDTTMICSSPKYLQGEKVMDATRSHGICEETDYILTETPSPTSELISEATAEPTFGPTSGIPPMPPTSTFGPLPPFRPRPIPHPTFPGHMSKDPRDSVVRPRPTHIPPPEIEHMTLHKVVVGSVALFFTMSLILTVFYVLWRRYPGATRLLQQRSMVGRKRRKKSPEPEQNLSSQLQEYYMSYNPAATPEALEVLGNGTGSCTCTISGSRECEVKSALQMWGGRMNYSKSTKSPNQISLFHIL
- the lrrtm4l1 gene encoding leucine rich repeat transmembrane neuronal 4 like 1 isoform X2; the encoded protein is MGPLLCDGRLTHLLFPLLLLLRAPLLFSFGERTCPNSCRCEGKTVHCDSSGFLDVPENISVGCQGLSLRYNELHTLLPYQFAHLSQLLWIYLDHNQISVVDSRAFQGVRRLKELILSSNRITALHNSTFHGIPNLRSLDLSYNKLENLQPGQFHGLRKLQNLHLRSNGLSNIPIRAFLECRSLEFLDLGYNRIKALTRTTFLGLQKLMELHLEHNQFSRINFFLFPRLANLRSLYLQWNRIRVVNQGLPWTWYTLQKLDLSGNEIQTLDPAVFHCLPNLQVLNLESNKLSNVSQEAVSAWISLTSISLAGNIWDCGTGICPLVAWLRNFRGSKDTTMICSSPKYLQGEKVMDATRSHGICEETDYILTETPSPTSELISEATAEPTFGPTSGIPPMPPTSTFGPLPPFRPRPIPHPTFPGHMSKDPRDSVVRPRPTHIPPPEIEHMTLHKVVVGSVALFFTMSLILTVFYVLWRRYPGATRLLQQRSMVGRKRRKKSPEPEQNLSSQLQEYYMSYNPAATPEALEVLGNGTGSCTCTISGSRECENEYTCPRPLPGAWLGDLPTIH